A region from the Panicum hallii strain FIL2 chromosome 1, PHallii_v3.1, whole genome shotgun sequence genome encodes:
- the LOC112898951 gene encoding uncharacterized protein At4g22758 — protein MRALMPERRKSRSRLSTVRVGRSPAAASPSPPSRRRRKSGSGSGARGLRMAVHPAPLGPSPRSRTRREGKGRALARSASEPALWFGSRVHSVSDGLYYDSPPSPPPPPLERPHTCFDVFVPDLPFGHSPSAASLAKPSPWEEAKVVVSVTVEGSVGPVKAMVRLDASVGEAIAAVVERYAREGRSPRLEPAAAEGFQLHHSHFSLQSLNKNDKIGDVGGRNFYLHKNDSSNRLYLQSEEPDGNSTGSETSWSHEQISSAPYHYQVFTIVIKKLNKIGRRTKRIWRFITCDNCT, from the exons ATGCGCGCTCTGatgccggagcggaggaagagcCGGTCGCGGCTCTCCACCGTCCGGGTGGggcggtcgccggcggccgcgtcgCCGTCCCCGccatcgcgccgccgccgcaagagcgggagcgggagcggcgCGCGGGGACTTCGGATGGCCGTGCACCCGGCGCCGCTGGGGCCCTCGCCGCGGTCGCGGACGCGGCGAGAGGGGAAGGGGCGGGCCCTCGCGCGCTCCGCGTCCGAGCCGGCGCTCTGGTTCGGCTCGCGGGTCCACAGCGTCTCGGACGGGCTTTACTACGACTCCccgccgtctccgccgccgccgccactcgaGCGCCCCCACACATGCTTCGACGTCTTCGTGCCGGACTTGCCGTTCGGCCAttccccctccgccgcctccctcgccAAGCCCAGTCCCTGGGAG GAGGCGAAGGTGGTGGTGAGCGTGACGGTGGAGGGGAGCGTCGGGCCGGTAAAGGCGATGGTCAGGCTAGACGCCAGCGTCGGGGAGGCCATTGCGGCGGTGGTGGAGAGGTACGCCAGGGAGGGGCGAAGCCCGCGTCTGGAGCCAGCTGCCGCGGAGGGCTTCCAGCTCCACCACTCTCACTTCAGCCTTCAGA GTCTGAACAAAAATGACAAAATTGGAGATGTGGGAGGTAGAAATTTCTACCTACACAAGAATGATTCAAGCAATAGGCTTTACCTCCAGAGCGAAGAACCGGATGGAAATTCTACTGGTAGTGAAACTTCATGGAGTCATGAACAAATTTCCAGTGCTCCATACCACTACCAAGTCTTCACCATTGTCATCAAGAAGCTCAACAAAATTGGCCGGCGGACTAAAAGAatttggaggttcatcacctgCGACAACTGTACATGA